Proteins encoded together in one Yersinia mollaretii ATCC 43969 window:
- a CDS encoding cobyrinate a,c-diamide synthase, producing MQRSGKHAFIIAGTGSGCGKTTVTLGILRALMARGLSVQPFKVGPDYLDTGWHTAVSGVTSRNLDAFMLPPTTLNGLYNQHMRHADVAVIEGVMGLYDGYGIDPDYCSSAAMAKQLGCPVILLVDGKAVSTSVAATVMGFCQFDPKLVIAGVIVNRVNSDSHYQLLRHAIEHYCGIPVLGRLPVMEEVALPSRHLGLIPAPERSGAGKPPDSDPCWQRLAQQIEATLDLDRLLALTHCAALPAGTPPELPPHTLADGLTLALAEDEAFNFYYPDNLDLLEQAGVRIQRFSPLHDRQLPACQMIYLGGGYPEIHAAKLAANTAMRAALQQAHRQQIPLYAECGGLMYLGDGLTDEQGQRHSMVGILSGESRMGKRLTRFGYCQAEARRDTLLAAQGETLRGHEFHYSDFTSALTPAFDSSKWRDGVALQRWQSGYQVANTQASYLHIHFAQRPGLLNGWLSAARSRL from the coding sequence ATGCAACGGTCAGGCAAACACGCCTTTATTATCGCCGGAACAGGCAGCGGATGCGGCAAAACCACCGTGACGCTGGGCATTCTGCGTGCCTTGATGGCCCGAGGGCTGTCGGTGCAGCCATTTAAAGTGGGGCCAGATTACCTCGACACTGGCTGGCATACCGCCGTCAGCGGCGTGACCTCACGCAATCTCGATGCCTTTATGTTGCCCCCCACCACCCTCAATGGGCTGTATAACCAGCATATGCGCCATGCCGATGTGGCGGTGATTGAGGGGGTGATGGGGCTGTACGACGGTTACGGCATCGACCCCGATTATTGCAGCAGTGCCGCGATGGCGAAGCAACTGGGCTGTCCGGTGATTTTGCTGGTGGATGGCAAGGCGGTCTCGACCTCGGTCGCCGCCACCGTCATGGGTTTCTGCCAGTTTGACCCCAAGCTGGTGATTGCTGGGGTGATTGTTAACCGCGTCAACTCTGACTCTCACTATCAGCTATTGCGCCACGCCATTGAGCACTATTGCGGCATTCCGGTCTTGGGCCGTTTGCCAGTGATGGAAGAGGTGGCGTTGCCATCGCGCCATTTGGGGTTGATTCCGGCACCCGAGCGGAGTGGGGCGGGCAAGCCGCCGGACAGTGATCCGTGCTGGCAGCGACTGGCACAGCAGATTGAGGCGACCCTTGATCTCGATCGGCTACTGGCGCTGACCCACTGTGCCGCACTGCCCGCAGGCACCCCACCTGAGTTACCTCCCCATACATTGGCCGATGGCCTGACACTGGCCCTCGCCGAAGATGAAGCCTTCAATTTCTACTATCCCGACAATCTGGATCTGCTCGAGCAAGCTGGAGTGCGCATCCAACGTTTTAGCCCGCTGCATGACCGCCAGTTGCCCGCTTGCCAGATGATCTATCTGGGCGGCGGCTACCCCGAGATCCACGCCGCTAAGCTGGCCGCCAATACTGCCATGCGCGCGGCGTTACAGCAGGCTCACCGCCAACAGATCCCTCTGTATGCCGAGTGTGGCGGCTTGATGTATCTCGGCGACGGTTTAACTGATGAACAGGGGCAGCGCCATTCGATGGTGGGGATTTTGTCCGGCGAAAGCCGGATGGGAAAACGGCTGACCCGCTTTGGTTACTGTCAGGCCGAGGCTCGCCGCGACACCCTATTGGCGGCCCAAGGCGAGACTCTGCGCGGTCATGAATTCCACTATTCCGATTTTACCAGCGCACTGACGCCCGCCTTTGATAGCAGCAAGTGGCGCGATGGTGTCGCCCTCCAGCGCTGGCAAAGCGGCTATCAAGTGGCGAACACCCAAGCCAGCTACCTGCATATCCACTTCGCCCAACGCCCCGGTTTACTCAATGGCTGGCTGAGCGCGGCTCGGAGTCGGCTATGA
- the cbiB gene encoding adenosylcobinamide-phosphate synthase CbiB, whose translation MTLAAWFVAFLLDSWLGDPPHWPHPVRWIGNLITWLQRGIRAVCHSERSLKWGGALLWLLVVGVTWLVSWGFLALMTQINPWLGWLAQVWMIYTLLAGRCLSDAAQHVFEALQTGSLAQSREKLSWIVGRDTSQLEKPQITRAVVETVAENSVDGVIAPLFFLMLGGPPLAMAYKAVNTLDSMVGYKTPKYRAIGYVSARMDDLANWLPARLSWLLLSAAAGLIRADYRQALRIGWRDRYQHASPNCAWSEATVAGALGVRLGGPNHYFGERVEKPWIGDDRREIALEDIPRSINLMRIASLLALLLFALIHLLLVGI comes from the coding sequence ATGACCCTCGCCGCGTGGTTTGTGGCTTTCTTGCTCGATAGCTGGCTCGGCGACCCGCCGCACTGGCCCCATCCGGTGCGCTGGATAGGCAATTTGATCACGTGGCTGCAACGGGGAATTCGCGCGGTTTGCCACAGCGAGCGCTCACTGAAATGGGGGGGAGCGCTGTTGTGGCTGCTGGTGGTCGGTGTGACTTGGCTGGTGAGTTGGGGATTTTTAGCGCTGATGACGCAGATTAACCCTTGGCTCGGCTGGTTGGCGCAAGTGTGGATGATTTACACCCTGCTGGCGGGGCGCTGCTTGAGTGACGCGGCACAGCACGTGTTTGAGGCGCTGCAAACGGGGTCGCTGGCGCAGAGTCGCGAAAAGCTGTCATGGATTGTTGGGCGCGATACCTCGCAACTGGAAAAACCGCAGATCACCCGCGCGGTGGTGGAGACCGTGGCGGAGAACAGTGTCGATGGCGTGATTGCCCCGCTGTTTTTCCTGATGTTAGGCGGCCCACCGCTGGCGATGGCCTACAAAGCGGTCAATACCTTGGATTCGATGGTGGGGTACAAAACCCCGAAATACCGGGCGATCGGTTATGTGTCGGCACGAATGGATGATCTGGCGAACTGGCTACCTGCGCGGCTGAGCTGGTTACTGCTCAGTGCGGCGGCGGGGTTGATTCGGGCTGATTATCGGCAGGCGCTGCGCATCGGTTGGCGCGATCGCTATCAACACGCCAGCCCGAACTGTGCATGGTCGGAAGCCACGGTAGCCGGAGCCTTGGGGGTGCGCCTCGGTGGCCCGAATCACTACTTTGGCGAGCGGGTCGAAAAGCCTTGGATTGGTGATGATCGGCGTGAAATCGCGCTCGAAGACATTCCGCGCAGCATCAATTTGATGCGGATAGCGTCACTGTTAGCCCTTCTACTCTTTGCCCTGATTCACCTGCTGCTGGTCGGCATTTAA
- a CDS encoding cobalt-precorrin-8 methylmutase produces the protein MNYIKNPQQIEQNSFVIIGDIIAEQRPDYHFASEMHEAVIKRVIHTTADFDWLDILHFSPQVLTHITEGIQRGCTLYTDTTMAMSGINKTLLKQMGCECRCYISDPRVVESAPQQGITRSMAAVDVALAEPGEKLFVFGNAPTALFRLLERQGTPVAVIGVPVGFVGAAESKAALAESELPCIAALGRKGGSNVAAAIINAILYQLRGRDE, from the coding sequence ATGAACTATATAAAAAACCCGCAGCAGATCGAGCAAAACAGCTTCGTGATTATCGGCGATATCATTGCCGAGCAGCGGCCCGATTACCACTTTGCCAGTGAAATGCACGAAGCGGTGATCAAGCGGGTGATCCATACCACGGCCGATTTTGATTGGCTGGATATTCTGCACTTCTCGCCGCAGGTCTTGACCCACATTACTGAGGGCATCCAACGCGGTTGCACTCTCTACACCGACACCACCATGGCGATGTCCGGCATCAATAAAACGCTACTCAAGCAGATGGGCTGTGAATGCCGCTGCTATATCAGTGACCCACGAGTGGTGGAGAGTGCGCCGCAACAGGGCATCACCCGCTCAATGGCGGCGGTGGATGTGGCGCTGGCGGAGCCGGGCGAAAAACTGTTTGTGTTCGGCAATGCACCCACCGCGCTATTTCGCCTGCTGGAGCGGCAAGGCACGCCAGTGGCGGTGATTGGGGTACCGGTCGGTTTTGTCGGCGCGGCGGAATCAAAAGCGGCGCTGGCTGAAAGTGAGCTGCCCTGTATCGCCGCGCTGGGGCGCAAAGGCGGCAGCAATGTGGCGGCCGCCATCATCAACGCCATCCTCTACCAGTTACGGGGGCGCGATGAGTGA
- the cbiD gene encoding cobalt-precorrin-5B (C(1))-methyltransferase CbiD, producing the protein MSDLTVSDPQERQNAPLDSIWHNGKQYRKGYTTGSCATAAAKVAALMVLRQQVIDQVAIVTPSGISLSLNVEQPLIEGQQATAAIRKDGGDDVDATHGMLIFARVTLTEQTEITLRGGEGVGTVTRKGIGLPVGSSAINRTPRQTIEAAVREVIGPLRGAAVEIFAPEGEERAKKTYNGRLGILGGISIIGTTGIVTPMSEESWKRSLALELEMKRAAGEDRVILVPGNHGERFVREHLGLDSQRVVTMSNFVGYMLQETVRLGFRRVLLVGHPGKLVKVAAGIFHTHSHIADGRMETLVANLALMGAPHALLVEVNQCDTTEAAMELIAEQGWQGVYTRIAERICERISEMMRFSVNPPQCDAILFSFDNQVLGSNRPLDEILEAQR; encoded by the coding sequence ATGAGTGATCTGACGGTGAGTGACCCTCAAGAGCGGCAAAACGCGCCACTCGACAGCATTTGGCATAACGGCAAACAGTACCGCAAGGGCTATACCACTGGCTCCTGCGCTACGGCAGCAGCGAAAGTGGCGGCGTTAATGGTACTGCGCCAGCAAGTGATTGATCAGGTAGCCATTGTCACTCCCTCCGGCATCAGCTTGAGCCTGAATGTCGAGCAGCCGCTGATTGAGGGGCAGCAAGCCACGGCGGCGATCCGCAAAGATGGCGGTGATGATGTTGATGCCACCCACGGCATGTTGATTTTTGCTCGCGTCACCCTCACCGAACAGACCGAGATCACCCTGCGCGGCGGGGAAGGGGTGGGCACCGTCACCCGCAAAGGCATTGGCCTGCCAGTGGGCAGTTCCGCCATTAATCGCACCCCACGCCAGACCATCGAGGCCGCCGTGCGCGAGGTGATCGGGCCGTTACGCGGCGCAGCGGTAGAGATCTTTGCGCCCGAAGGGGAAGAGCGGGCGAAGAAAACCTACAACGGGCGGCTGGGGATTCTCGGCGGCATCTCCATCATCGGCACCACGGGCATTGTTACGCCGATGTCGGAGGAGAGCTGGAAACGCTCACTGGCACTGGAGTTGGAGATGAAACGGGCGGCGGGGGAAGATCGTGTGATTCTGGTGCCGGGTAACCACGGCGAGCGCTTTGTCCGCGAACATTTGGGCTTGGATAGCCAGCGGGTGGTCACCATGAGCAACTTTGTTGGTTACATGCTGCAAGAGACGGTGCGACTGGGTTTTCGCCGCGTGCTGTTGGTGGGGCATCCCGGCAAATTGGTCAAAGTCGCCGCTGGCATCTTCCACACCCACAGCCATATTGCCGACGGGCGCATGGAGACGCTGGTGGCAAATCTGGCCCTGATGGGTGCACCCCATGCGCTGTTAGTTGAGGTTAATCAGTGTGATACCACCGAGGCCGCCATGGAGCTGATTGCTGAGCAGGGCTGGCAGGGGGTCTACACCCGCATCGCGGAGCGCATTTGTGAGCGCATTAGCGAAATGATGCGTTTCTCCGTTAACCCGCCGCAGTGCGACGCCATTTTATTCTCTTTCGATAACCAAGTGCTGGGCAGCAACCGACCACTGGATGAGATTCTGGAGGCGCAACGATGA
- a CDS encoding cobalt-precorrin-7 (C(5))-methyltransferase yields MIIVVGIGPGDTQYLTPNALQAIDCAEVLVGGKRHLATFSSDGRESRLLDADLLGLLEWLDSNKDRAIVVLASGDPLLYGIGKLLAANFSADQLQIVPGISAIQYLCAKVALDMNDLFLTSSHGRAPDFDWIFQHDKVAMVTDGTIGPRAIADALHQRGLARTLIIGENLSQPNERIHRLSVDQVAARYEMNVVVILNER; encoded by the coding sequence ATGATTATCGTCGTGGGCATTGGCCCCGGTGATACCCAATACCTCACCCCCAATGCATTGCAGGCGATTGATTGCGCCGAGGTGCTGGTGGGCGGCAAACGCCATCTGGCGACCTTCAGCAGTGATGGCCGCGAAAGCCGCCTGCTGGATGCGGATCTGCTGGGGCTATTGGAGTGGCTGGACAGCAACAAAGATCGCGCCATTGTGGTGCTGGCCTCCGGCGACCCGCTGCTGTATGGCATCGGCAAACTGCTGGCGGCGAATTTTAGCGCCGACCAACTGCAAATTGTCCCCGGCATCAGCGCGATTCAATATCTGTGCGCCAAAGTGGCACTGGATATGAATGACCTTTTCCTCACCAGCAGCCATGGGCGAGCGCCCGATTTTGACTGGATCTTCCAGCACGACAAAGTGGCGATGGTGACTGACGGCACGATCGGCCCGCGCGCCATTGCTGATGCGCTGCATCAACGCGGCCTTGCCCGCACCCTGATTATTGGTGAAAACCTCTCCCAACCCAATGAACGCATTCACCGCCTGTCGGTGGATCAAGTGGCGGCCCGTTACGAGATGAATGTGGTGGTGATCCTCAA